In a single window of the Salmo trutta chromosome 23, fSalTru1.1, whole genome shotgun sequence genome:
- the LOC115159749 gene encoding cytochrome c oxidase subunit 5B, mitochondrial, translated as MAARLLLRSAVRAATTCRAAPIPALTRGMAVGGIPTDEEQATGLEKIVMKAAQQGADPYSMLKPKEYAGSKADPHLVPSITTKRIVGCVCEEDNTAVVWFWLHQGDAQRCPSCGSHYKLVPHELPH; from the exons ATGGCTGCAAGGTTATTGCTTCGCTCGGCCGTCAGGGCCGCTACAACTTGCCGGGCCGCCCCGATCCCTGCTCTCACCCGCGGCATGGCGGTTGGAG GCATCCCCACCGACGAGGAGCAGGCCACTGGTCTGGAGAAGATCGTTATGAAGGCTGCGCAACAGGGCGCG GACCCCTACAGCATGTTGAAGCCCAAAGAGTATGCTGGCTCAAAGGCCGACCCCCATCTGGTGCCCTCCATCACCACCAAGAGGATTGTGGGCTGTGTCT gtgaggAGGATAACACTGCAGTGGTGTGGTTCTGGCTCCATCAGGGCGATGCTCAGCGCTGTCCCTCATGTGGCTCCCACTACAAACTGGTGCCCCATGAGCTGCCCCACTaa